A window of Papilio machaon chromosome W, ilPapMach1.1, whole genome shotgun sequence genomic DNA:
GTTCCCGTGACCCAGCCACAAGGCGGCATGGAGGGCCcgaggggttttagtgggtatggccgaacgtctttaggcgagtcccacactccctgcgccactgCACATACaggcccggcgcaggggtgcgtaactgcatttcccctcgtacaaaaaaaaaaaaaaaaggatttggctggctggccaggatccaaccattgcgctgagcgcttccgattatcgtaaagaacccatttttcatcacaggtaatgattcggtttaaaataccttcattattgtgccggtttagtaatgtaacgcaacagtcgacgcgcgtttcccgttttgcttcagtcaattcgtgaggtacctttcaagctttttaatcttcccaatttgcttcaagtgaattaaaacagttttatcactaacatcgcagcctgcagctaactcgggcgtggtttgcgatggatccgcttccacaatacccttcaactcttcattatcaacttgagtctcaggccgtccacggggcttgttctgcagatcgaaatttccagaacgaaaacgttggaaccaaaaacgaactgtgttttcttttgcaacacgaccgccatacacatcattcacccttcgagtcgtttccgcagcactagtgccacggcggaactcgtactcgtaaataatgcgatattttaagttttccattttgtaaaatgagtgacgcaaacagaaaaaaacagaagaaaaaaacaaatgaatgacggtcgtcgaaccacaaatacatgagtctatagctgtacaaatttgaatttggaattccttaccaaagaggagaaattcgtgattaaagtggccagtacgaaaaacgccaatttcatatgtaaggacctaatattaaattatttatttatttatttatttgttacatggAAAACTTACAGCtatattaatctaaataaCTCTAAAATGGATGACTGAAAGCCAATAACAAGTTTTCACTTATAGCAATTTTATATCAGAGATGAGCAAACAAATACCGCaactattaaactaaaataatataaaactatgtaAGCTATCTtataatgtatacatatatattaacaGCAACAGTTcacatgtacattttatttaaagaagtcAAGAGCCAAGCACTTTCGTGCCGAGGATACACTCGTCATGAATGGATCGAAATCGTGTTGCttacaaattatgttaaagtttGCAATTGCACGCACATTATAACTATTTTGTCTGTAATTTGATGACGCTTTAGGCAATAGCAAAGGCGGTATTGAACGAATTGATTTGCATGGGacgtttatatataatttggaCAATAAATCTGGGCAATCTATTTcgttattaaagatttttaggACGAAGATAAAATCGGCAGTCTCGCGTCGAATGAAAAGCGGCAACAGATGACATTTACGACAGAGTTCAAGGTAGTTCCCGGAGTGGTAAGAGATTTTCTGATGGAAGCAAAGGTACTTAATGAAACGTTTTTGGATGTTTTCAATACGATCTATGTAACAGAGGTAACGCGGATTTCAAACTTGAGAAACGTATTCTAAAAGGCTTCGCACAAATGTACAATACAGAATTTTAAGGGTTTTGGCTTCATTAAAACAATTGGAAGTACGCATTATAAACCCAAGTGATTTAGACGCTTTTTTAACAATAGTGTCAATGTGAACATCAAAAAGCAACTTACTATCGTGAAGAACACCTAAGTCGCGCATCGCATGACATCTAGGTAATGGTTGGCCAAGCAGATAATAGTTTGTGGCCAGAGCAGTACGCTTTCGAGTGAATGTGACTACTGAGCACTTAGAGACATTGAGGTCTAATTTATTGACGCAGCAGTACTCTTCAAGCCGCGAAAGGTCCGCCTGAAGTACCGCCATGTCGTCCAACGACGATATGGtgttgaaaattttcatatcatCGGCGAAGCAGAGTAGTTTAGACGATTTTAGACACAAGGAAATGTCattaacatatattataaataacaatggaCCGATCAAAGAACCTTGCGGAACACCGCTAGAAACATGGACCCAGCTGGACATGTAATTATTGAGAACAACGGCCTGCgttctattttcaatataagaCGAAAACCATCTAAGTAGATCTCCATGTATACCTATGCAGTTCAACTTATGCAATAGGATTTTATGGTCTATCCGGTCAAATGCCTTGCTATAGTCAGTGTAGATGACGTCAACCTGTTGGCCATTATCTAATGCAGATGTAATGAAGTCGTtgaatagaattaaattagttgTAGTTGATCGACCTTTTAGGAAACCATGTTGAAAGGTATTAAGCGACCTAGCAAGAGTGGGATATAACTGACTATACACTATTCTTTCAAACACTTTGGctattatacataattttaatatcggTCTATAATTTGTGATTTCCGTTTTTGGTCCTTTTTTGTGCACTGGTGTAATAAAGGCTGACTTCCAAATCTTAGGGACTACACCTAAGGACAAAGATTTCTCAAATAACATGGTGATAGGTATAGAAAAAGATGATGCACATCTTATTAGTAGTTGTgctgatataataataataataataataataataataaactcatttaatCCATTCAGAAAGCAAACAATAATTGGGAAGTAAAcactaataatgtaaaaaaaaaaaaaaaaaaataacaaaacatgcTGAAGGGAgggaaaaacacaaaaactatataaaaaaaaaaaaagcaacaggcatgtacatattaacagttataaaaaattaaaattcctaCTAGATTTGCAATGCTGAATGGATAAGGCCTTTACTCAGCATTGTGCTTATTACTTTTCAGAAATAAGCGCTGATATTCTGCAAAAGCCTTAGCATCAGTGCGTCAGTTACAGcagtaaataattgttaattttcatacatGTATAAGTGAAATAAGGtgatccaaaaaaaaaagatgtacaTATAATTACGAATTTAGGTTAGGTTGagagtaaaataaagtataatttggaaaggggaaaaaataataattgggGAATCTTCCGATCAATGCTGAAAAACAAATGAGGGGTCTGTAGGTCTGATTACGCATTCACAACtctttttgaattttcatcaaaaacgATCtcaatttgcttttaaatgtaattttggtGCGTGCGCTCTTAATCGGCGGCGGGATGTTGTTCCAACACTTTGTTGCCGCATACCGAAAGCTACCTCGGAACGCGGCGGACTTGTGACGTTGGGTGCACAATTGCGGAAAACGTCGCCCCTGTTCGGAGCCCCTGCTCCTTGTAAAAATCAGTTTATTGCTCAGGTATTTTGGAGCTTCTGTGTTTATAATCTCAAAGAGCAAGCATGCTAAGTGAAGTTTTCTGCGATAAGTGATTTTTAACATGTTATGCTCATTTAGGAATGGCGTAACGTGATTTCGCGGTGGTATCGAGAAGCAAAATCTAGCACATGCATTTTGTACCCGTTGGATTAGTTTTTCAGTCCTAGCATATAAACGAGGTCCGTACACTGTgtctgaataatttaatttcgataATACCAGCGCCTCCACTAGTTGGATACGAAGCCGTTCACTTAGATACCTCCGAACTTTGTACAACACTTTTAATCTGTAGAAGCAGCTGCGTACGACTCCCGAAATATGCTTTTCGTAGCGCAAGCTTGGTTCAAGTAGTAGTCCCAAGTTTTTGGCTTCGTAAACCCGCTCAACGACTTCGGACCCCAACGTAACCTGACAGTCTGGCGGAATATTGTTGATCTGATATTGTGATCCAAAGATCATATATTTCGTTTTAGAAGGATTGAGAACGAGACAGTTATTCTCGGACCAACGTTGTATTCTGTCGAGATCCTCGTTAAGGGACCGTACGGCGGAGGCCCATTCGCCACTCCTAAATGAAACGTATATTTGTAAGTCATCGGCATAAAGGTGATATTTGCAATtttctatacattttatgatatccgctgtgtataaaataaacaggaGAGGAGAGAGGATGGTTCCCTGTGGGGTTCCTCTTTCAAGAGATCTGTAAGCCGAGCGTTGTGTCTGACCGCTGTCCCGAGTTATTTCCACACACTGACCACGGTTTGTGAGGAAGCTCTGAAACCACTGCACTGTATCCGACTTGAAACCgtaatatgacattttagaAAGAAGTAGGGATATGTCTATGCAGTCAAAAGCCCTTGAAAAATCTAGAAGTACCAGCAATGTGCACAGGCCTTCGTCCTGAGCGGAGATAATGTTGTCTGTTACATCTAACAGTACTGTGACTTTTCCTAAAACCAAACTGGAATTCGGGAAgtatgttgttattttctagATAGTCTGTTAGCTGAATCCAAACGACTTTCTCAACGATTTTCGATAGAAATGGGAGTAAACTGATCGGGCGAAGATCTTTCAATTCCTGAGGATTAGGGTTTTTTGGAAAAGGTCGAATTATAGCGGTCTTCCATATTTTCGGAAATGTGGATGATGTTATTGAACAATTTACAATAGAGGTTATCGCACTGAGAGACTGTGGCAGCGTCATAAACAGCATTTTCAGTGTTATACCATCAATGCCCTCTGCATTagatttaagattattaataattttggaaATAAACAGCTCGCTAACAGGATGAAGGGAGAAAAAGGTATTATTCGGATGAAGGTGTGTGTCGAAATAACTCAGAGTAGACGGGTCAGCACGGGGAATTCCCGGTATATTTAGAAAGTGACAATTAATATTGTCAAGCCAGATGGGCaggtaaagtatatttgttcgGTGGCAATATTGTAGACTTTAAATTATGCCATAAAATTTTaggtttatgtaaattattatttatgttatgatCAAAATATGCCCTCTTTTCATTGTGAATagaattaataactaaagttttcagatttttgaaatacattttatgggaatctaattttgtttttaaataccgtTTATGGGCTGCATTCCGAAGCttcatcattaatttaattatgtctgTTATCCAAGGTTGGTTTTGTGCCTTGATTACACTGGTTTTTATTGGTGCAAATAcgtcaaataaataactaacaaagaaattgaatGATGATACCTTACGATCTATATCCTGTATACGAGTTACTTCGTTCCAATCGAtggaatttaatgttaaattaaaatcttctaTTGGTATATCTTTGAGTGGCCtgtatctaatttttttcGCGTGTATCTTACTTCTTTCACTGAGTAATTCACAAATTAATAAGGAATGATTACTCAGAGGTGCGACAGGTTCAACCTCAATCCTACGCGTTCTCGTATTGGTACAAATAACATCAATCAGGGTTTGGCTGTGGTCGGTAAAGTGAGTAGGGGACGTGACCAGTTGTACTAAGTCCAAGCTATATAAGAATGTGTTAAACTTACCAACCTTCACATCATTAGGGCGGAGCATATCAATGTTAAAATCGCCGAGAAGTATAATGTCATCACAGACCGCTAACGAGTTAATTGATACAGTTAGTGCGTCGAAAAATGAGTCGGCGTCGAGCCACGGTGGACGGTACGCGGTGCCTATAGCGAGCATCTTGCTATCGATCTTTAGCGTTAACCACATTTGCTCGACATAAATAAGCGATGGGTCGACGGGATGAGCGTATATGCGCGCATTTATACCGCGTTTTATGTAGAATCCGACCCCGCCACCTCTGCCATTGCGCACGGAACGTGGACGCGGCGCGTGCTATAGCCGGTAGCCGGCGGGACGCGGAGCGCTCTGCTCCTCGCCCGCGCGTAGCCACGTCTCGCCCACTGCCAACACATCTAACGCATGGCGCTCGACAAGTGCCACGAAATCATCACAATATGTGTTTAGTGAGCCGACGTTAAGATAACCTAGCTTGAAATATGACTTAAGGCCGGTTAATGAACGTACTcaaattttgctttaaatgaaatagatTTATCGAtgacttaaatttaatatataaaaggttCTGACCggtttatttatgaaaacataatttatattttccgaTATAAGATTAACTACCACAACAAACTTCCCACATAacacagaaaaatataataacattataagaTTCCATATAcacctaaataaataagatttgaaatagttgaaaacaaaatagcaAAGACCCAACCAAACAGCATTGCAACAGACATATGATATACAAGAAGAAGGGAAAAAGACATACaaaagtacaattttattcaaaatataaaaacatgtaaacaacgagaaattaattaactgtaCATAAGTCGTTGGCGCACCGGTTGTACAAAAGTAATGTGTCAAATATTGTGCAAAATGAATATAAGTTaacaagcatttttttttaatattacaataactaCTTATTAAATGCAATATCACAAAACAACAGTGGCAACAAAAAGGGCAAGTGCAAGCGTCCTGGACCCGAAACAGTGCAAGACTAGTACACCCTGTGATGTAAAAGCGTTTATCACTACATATTACTGACCAACTATTTAAGatccaaaaatttttttaatgtcttctTCACTACTGATTCGTTCAATAGCCTTACCTTCTTCCTTCCTTGTTAATATTCGACCACCTTTTGTCCACACGAACTTCCATTGCAAGCGGGAAGCCGCTTCGCGCGCCTTACCGAACAGCTGCCGATTATTGCGCGTGAGTCGCTCGTTGACGTAGAATTTCCTCGGCGTCCCAGCAATGTTCATGTCGGCCGTGGTGATGCCGCGACGGACGCGCGCGGCGCGGAGCAAGGCGTCGCGCTGAGCCCTGCGCGCCAGCCGCACGACCAGCGGTCGCGGTTGCTGCGGCGCGCCTTCACCGTCGCCGCGGTTGCGTCTCACGGCGCCCCGCCGCTCCGCGTGCACGATGTCGCGGTCCTCTAGGGTCAGCCCCAGCTTTGCGGCTACAACGCTGACGACATGTAGGACGTTCTCGTTTCTCTCCTCAGGTAGCCCTGCTATTTCAACATCATTCAGCAGCAGCTCTTGGTCTCGATCATTCAACTGTATCCTCAGGTCCGCTATCGTATTCTCGAGGTGATCAACGTTGTCGATAGTTTTagtggcaatttttttttctacttctaGAACCTTTTCTTCGACCGAAGTTATGCGTCTACAGCAAGCTTGCAGATCGGCCTTAAACTGTTTTATCTCATCTCGTGTTTCCTTGAGGTCGCTACGAAGTCCCTGGACCTCCCGGATGAGCTCGCTGAGCATTCGGGTACATTCGGCCTCGCCTTTTCCGGGGGCCATTATGTCATCACCGGGACTCGAGCTTTCTGACGAGACGTCGTTCTTGGCCTTGCAGCCAGGGCAAGCGAACCCTAGAGGGATAGGACCAGCAGGCAGGCCGCTGCAGCCGCGGTGGTACACATTTATACATTTGGTGCAACGCACACAGTCAGCATTCGCCGTATATTTGCCACACGCACGACACTTCGGCATTGCAGTCAACAGATGGCGccactttatattttacaaaaaagtttaattaatagtttaacTAAAAGTTTAGACGACCACTTTTTACCTTTAAATCactaataattgttttagaaaaataatatatacagtctttaaagattaaatttactGCTGCcgagatttaaattataccgATATTGTAAGGTAAGACTAAGAAACAGTTTCACACATATCACAAACTATTTAGTGAAATTGAGCGAATTATGATTGGATAATAATCACAGATGCTGTTATCACACTTTACTTCACTCCGcgaaataatttagaaagcaGATTActtgtttactatttttttttacgcaatatAGTTCGCAGTAAACCGCTGCCACTGACGTACGTGACGTCACTCCTCATATGTTGTCCGGACCGGCGGATTTAGAAGTATCAAGATTACGGAGTTGATTCGACACCTCCTCAAGTTTGATTGCAACAGACCAGATGTCTGCTGTAGAGTTAGATGAATGTAATATAGAAAGAGGGCAGTAGCGCTCTAGCTCTCGGAGCGGTCGGATCGTTTTTACAGGGCTCCGCGCTCGAAAAATCGTGAAAATAGGATTTTTGTGAGCAAAAGTGTCGTGCTATACATCAAAAGTTGCGTGTTGACGAGGCGCAGGTGCCGGTGAAATCGGATTTATGATATCACTTCCCTGTGAAAAGTTATTCAAGAAAAAGTGAAGTGAAAAGTGGAAAAAAGTGAAACTGCTCGAAATTCAAAGCGAGCACCTACCATTTATATTGGCGGGTTAGATACTCCTCCCCGCCCTCTACAAGGTGGGTGAGTTTGCCTTCCTTCCCTTGGGAAACGGGGGAGATATAAGGTAAATAagatttcacttttttatccAACTTCTCAACGCATTGACCGATTTTTGATTTCTTGGTGTCATCTGAAAGAGGACGTTGAGTAGAACAACCCCCAACTTTCAAAGTCAGGGGCACTCAAAAATTGACGGAAATAtcgaatttcaaaaattttgacaaaattcAAACTCaacttttaacagtggtagagcccGCATTCAGCTTTTGCTGGTGCACGAATGGCccgctcgcccggtgaaataccacgaccgcacgaagacaggcgtgaagtggaagcaattccgcgtttcgttctgatgagtgtgtgtgCCGGAGGCAAACacgcccccccccccccccaa
This region includes:
- the LOC123723361 gene encoding uncharacterized protein LOC123723361; the encoded protein is MPKCRACGKYTANADCVRCTKCINVYHRGCSGLPAGPIPLGFACPGCKAKNDVSSESSSPGDDIMAPGKGEAECTRMLSELIREVQGLRSDLKETRDEIKQFKADLQACCRRITSVEEKVLEVEKKIATKTIDNVDHLENTIADLRIQLNDRDQELLLNDVEIAGLPEERNENVLHVVSVVAAKLGLTLEDRDIVHAERRGAVRRNRGDGEGAPQQPRPLVVRLARRAQRDALLRAARVRRGITTADMNIAGTPRKFYVNERLTRNNRQLFGKAREAASRLQWKFVWTKGGRILTRKEEGKAIERISSEEDIKKIFGS